From one Deltaproteobacteria bacterium genomic stretch:
- a CDS encoding alpha/beta hydrolase: MTDTIVMIHGMWGSSWYRERYKKFFESRGYACITPVLRFHDMNPKAVPTPELGTTSLLDYAEGLEKEIIKLPSKPILIGHSTVRTGSHRRL; the protein is encoded by the coding sequence GTGACAGACACAATAGTTATGATCCATGGCATGTGGGGCAGCAGCTGGTATCGGGAACGCTACAAAAAGTTCTTTGAATCCAGAGGATATGCATGCATAACGCCGGTCCTAAGATTTCATGATATGAATCCAAAGGCGGTACCGACGCCGGAACTCGGTACAACGAGTTTGCTCGATTATGCTGAAGGCCTCGAGAAAGAAATAATAAAACTTCCTTCGAAACCCATACTCATAGGACATTCAACAGTAAGGACAGGATCACACCGGCGACTATGA
- a CDS encoding cytochrome ubiquinol oxidase subunit I — protein MYPVWQLPVIGSALVIAFIASFHILPSHLATSAFWFNVYVENKAYKQNRPELLEFIKKYVLTILIFSFVFGSLSGIGIWYSITVSNPRGISALIHNYVWGWATEWVFFVIEVVAIYVYYYTFEKVDKKTHLTIGLIYAIGSWISMIIITGIIAFMLSPGRWLKTGGFFDGFFNPTYVPQLLMRTSFMFAVAALYAIVVAATLKNKEVKSFIIRRASIWGIAGTLLGSLFFIWYYKALPHAAKEIADMTPLIPKLIPHIVVGSLIVLMLWFIFTLIKPHWAKLVPGIIAILILLTGIFSAESMRERIRKPYVIDHYMYSNQIISNDIPSKRVKSEIPEINSQGILHYSYFVPAGLQNINDINMQQAGEVIARIECSACHTLQVHGWLRPLPEMVKKARLNNVDDAEAIIGFLNAFPYMPKFAGTDMEKKALAVYLVSLYR, from the coding sequence ATGTATCCGGTATGGCAATTGCCTGTTATAGGTTCTGCGCTTGTAATCGCATTTATTGCGTCATTCCATATACTCCCCTCACACCTTGCAACATCTGCATTCTGGTTTAATGTTTATGTAGAAAACAAGGCTTATAAACAAAACAGACCGGAACTCCTTGAATTTATAAAAAAGTACGTTCTTACGATCCTGATCTTCTCTTTTGTATTCGGTTCACTCTCGGGTATTGGAATATGGTACAGCATAACGGTTTCAAATCCCAGGGGCATCTCTGCTTTAATCCACAACTATGTGTGGGGCTGGGCAACAGAATGGGTATTCTTTGTTATTGAGGTTGTTGCCATCTATGTTTATTATTATACCTTTGAAAAGGTTGATAAAAAGACCCACCTCACAATAGGTTTGATATACGCAATCGGTTCATGGATTAGCATGATTATCATAACAGGCATTATTGCGTTTATGCTATCACCCGGCAGATGGCTCAAAACAGGCGGGTTTTTTGATGGGTTCTTTAATCCTACATACGTACCACAACTGCTCATGAGAACATCTTTTATGTTTGCGGTGGCAGCACTGTATGCCATTGTTGTTGCAGCAACATTAAAGAACAAAGAAGTGAAATCGTTTATTATAAGAAGGGCATCTATATGGGGCATTGCAGGTACGTTATTGGGTTCATTATTTTTTATATGGTATTATAAGGCACTTCCACATGCAGCAAAAGAGATTGCGGATATGACACCGCTAATACCAAAACTTATACCTCATATTGTTGTTGGGAGTCTTATAGTATTGATGCTCTGGTTTATCTTTACCTTGATAAAACCGCACTGGGCTAAATTGGTCCCTGGCATTATTGCCATATTAATATTGCTGACAGGTATATTCTCAGCAGAAAGCATGAGGGAACGTATCAGAAAGCCGTATGTCATAGACCATTATATGTATTCAAACCAGATCATATCAAACGATATACCGTCAAAGCGTGTTAAAAGCGAAATACCCGAAATCAACTCACAGGGCATACTTCACTACTCGTATTTTGTACCTGCGGGTTTACAGAACATCAATGATATAAACATGCAGCAGGCAGGAGAGGTAATTGCACGGATTGAATGTTCTGCCTGTCATACACTTCAGGTACATGGATGGCTAAGACCGCTCCCGGAAATGGTAAAAAAAGCGAGACTTAACAATGTTGATGATGCAGAGGCGATTATCGGTTTTCTTAATGCATTCCCGTATATGCCCAAATTCGCAGGCACTGACATGGAGAAGAAGGCACTGGCAGTATATCTTGTAAGCCTTTACAGATAA
- the rmuC gene encoding DNA recombination protein RmuC: MLEITVISLVLIVAAVIMLVFILFRNHDSRFLRLESLIETITKNQDKTEYSIRDEILKNREEGNLNAKQQREEANTSLRLFNDSILKNMSEIATLQKNQLDIFAAQLSNLTQSNEQKLEKMRATIEERIKLLQDDNNQKLEKMRATVDEKLHETLEKRLGESFKQVSDRLEQVHKGLGEMQSLAMGVGDLKKVLTNVKTRGTWGEVQLGSLLEQILTIEQYAKNVVTKNGTRETVEFAIKLPGHDENKDAIWLPIDAKFPLEDYQRLIEAQEKTNLEQVEQYSKQLEIRIEAEAKDISEKYLDPPNTTDFGILFLPVEGLYAEVIRRPGLVDRLQRKYRVSISGPSTLTALLNSLQMGFKTLAIEKRSSEVWVLLSAVKQEFVIFGSILDKTQKKLQEASNTIEDASKKSRTIERKLKNIQQIPSSPILNLPDSDEEDK; the protein is encoded by the coding sequence ATGTTAGAGATAACCGTTATTTCGCTGGTCCTTATTGTGGCAGCAGTCATAATGTTGGTTTTCATATTATTCCGAAACCATGATAGCAGATTTTTAAGGCTTGAATCACTTATTGAAACCATAACAAAAAATCAAGATAAGACTGAATACTCTATCAGAGACGAAATATTGAAAAACAGGGAAGAGGGAAATCTTAATGCAAAACAGCAAAGAGAGGAGGCGAATACCTCTTTAAGACTATTCAATGACTCCATTCTCAAGAACATGTCCGAAATTGCCACATTACAAAAAAATCAGCTTGATATATTTGCGGCCCAATTATCCAATCTAACTCAGTCAAATGAGCAAAAACTTGAAAAGATGAGAGCAACTATTGAAGAAAGGATAAAACTGCTGCAGGATGATAACAATCAAAAACTTGAAAAGATGAGGGCAACCGTGGATGAAAAATTGCATGAAACACTCGAAAAAAGGCTCGGCGAATCTTTTAAACAAGTTAGTGATAGGCTTGAACAGGTTCACAAGGGTCTCGGGGAGATGCAATCTCTTGCAATGGGCGTAGGAGATTTAAAAAAGGTATTAACAAATGTAAAAACAAGAGGCACATGGGGAGAGGTCCAGCTTGGTTCATTACTTGAACAGATTCTTACAATAGAACAGTATGCAAAAAATGTTGTTACAAAGAATGGTACCAGAGAGACTGTTGAATTTGCTATAAAACTGCCGGGACATGATGAGAACAAAGATGCAATATGGCTGCCTATTGATGCAAAATTCCCTCTTGAAGACTACCAAAGGCTTATTGAAGCACAGGAAAAGACTAACTTAGAACAAGTAGAACAGTATTCCAAACAACTCGAAATAAGAATTGAAGCGGAGGCAAAGGATATAAGTGAGAAATATCTTGATCCACCGAATACAACGGATTTCGGTATTCTGTTTTTACCTGTAGAAGGCTTGTATGCAGAGGTAATCCGAAGACCAGGGCTTGTCGACAGATTACAGAGAAAATACAGGGTAAGCATATCCGGTCCTTCAACATTAACTGCATTATTAAATAGTTTACAAATGGGATTCAAAACACTCGCCATAGAGAAACGCTCAAGCGAGGTATGGGTTTTACTTTCAGCCGTTAAGCAGGAGTTCGTTATTTTTGGGTCAATCCTTGATAAGACTCAAAAGAAACTTCAAGAGGCAAGTAACACCATAGAAGATGCTTCAAAGAAATCCCGCACGATAGAGAGAAAGTTAAAGAATATTCAGCAAATCCCATCATCCCCGATCCTTAACCTTCCGGACAGTGATGAAGAGGACAAGTAA
- a CDS encoding RimK family alpha-L-glutamate ligase yields the protein MRILILSKRLSIYSTKRLAQAARSHGHSVRVIDPLKLNIAIVNGKKIVKYKGKDVKKPDIIIPRISGNVNSFSLAAVKQYEQTNTVILNNPFPISIARDKFMSIQYLLANGVDVPATAMIRNPEDIDSALSMVGGPPVILKLIEGLQGIGVILAESRDSIESTINAFFSLGQNIILQQFISESKGRDIRIFVVGGNVVGAIKRIAKSGEFRTNIHRGANAESIILPDSYKEIALKAASTIGLDIAGVDIIESSSGPKVLEVNPSPGFEAIEKITKSDIALEIIKYAESKSKL from the coding sequence ATGCGAATATTAATACTCTCAAAGAGATTATCCATTTATTCAACTAAAAGACTTGCTCAGGCCGCAAGGTCACACGGGCATTCTGTGAGAGTTATTGATCCTTTAAAACTCAACATAGCCATAGTTAATGGGAAAAAGATTGTTAAGTATAAAGGTAAGGATGTAAAAAAGCCCGACATCATTATCCCAAGAATATCCGGAAATGTTAATAGTTTTAGTCTGGCGGCAGTAAAACAGTATGAACAGACCAATACAGTGATTCTAAACAATCCTTTTCCTATATCCATTGCAAGGGATAAATTTATGAGTATTCAATATTTACTGGCAAATGGTGTAGACGTTCCTGCAACTGCAATGATAAGAAACCCGGAAGATATTGATTCAGCTTTAAGCATGGTAGGAGGCCCACCAGTAATCCTGAAGCTTATTGAGGGTCTTCAAGGCATAGGGGTTATACTTGCTGAATCAAGAGATTCTATAGAATCGACAATCAATGCGTTTTTCAGCCTTGGCCAGAACATTATACTACAGCAATTCATTTCAGAATCAAAAGGAAGGGATATAAGGATATTTGTAGTTGGAGGAAATGTGGTGGGTGCAATAAAAAGGATTGCAAAATCTGGAGAGTTTAGAACCAATATACATCGCGGTGCAAATGCAGAATCTATAATACTCCCAGATTCATATAAAGAAATAGCACTTAAAGCTGCATCCACCATAGGACTGGATATCGCAGGTGTCGATATTATCGAAAGTTCCTCAGGTCCCAAAGTCCTTGAGGTAAATCCATCCCCTGGTTTTGAGGCAATCGAAAAAATAACAAAAAGCGATATAGCATTGGAAATCATTAAATATGCAGAGAGTAAATCAAAACTTTAG